A stretch of the Hydra vulgaris chromosome 09, alternate assembly HydraT2T_AEP genome encodes the following:
- the LOC136085357 gene encoding uncharacterized protein LOC136085357: MKKRIVNIVGPALAANLQPLSHRRNVASLSLFSKNYKGHSSKELASLLPSTKIHSRITRHSIKCHSFSVTVPKYSKNAYSSSYFPRTSALWNSLPSSCFPDSYNLQLIIYLL, from the coding sequence AtgaaaaaacgcattgtaaacatagttggacctgctcttgcagccaacctccaaccattatcacatcgtcgtaatgttgcttctctttctcttttctccAAAAACTATAAAGGGCAcagctctaaagagctagcgtctcttttgccatctactaaaattcattctcgtattactcgtcattcaattaagtgtcattctttttctgtgactgttcctaagtactCCAAAAACGCTTATTCGTCTAGTtattttcctcgaacatcagctctttggaattcgcttccttcatcttgctttcctgattcatataacttgcaattaattatttatttgctttaa